In the Populus trichocarpa isolate Nisqually-1 chromosome 1, P.trichocarpa_v4.1, whole genome shotgun sequence genome, one interval contains:
- the LOC7479309 gene encoding UDP-N-acetylmuramoyl-L-alanyl-D-glutamate--2,6-diaminopimelate ligase MurE homolog, chloroplastic, translating into MAFTFTLQSHTFLSQNPNLLSPKPTFFKPRNLFPSLPKTPSFLSLHGTKHSLFAIGPDGKFYPNTADNDPPEAPEDTAHGVSKWEQVHIQASRARKAQEEDFKKNQSTFLKAIADTEVNPNSLNSDGDDLFGEIDKAIVMERQELVKQGLLKPKDIKGSSDVMEGVEELEPEEVVDLEEIDELTGLTVIDTDSDEDGSSGFDVGVGEKSGKSNAGASLDEKSFDLDFDSIGKLKVNIVEPKFRMSLAELLDESKVVPVSVLGDLEVEITGIQDDSRVVSAGDLFVCRVGMKTDGHLYLSEADKRGAVAVVASKEVDIEETLGCKALVIVEDTNAVLPALAAAFYKFPSKNMAVIGITGTNGKTTTANLVKGMYEAMGLRTGMLSTVAYYIHGDNKLEAPNTIPGAILVQNLMAKMLHNGTEAVVMEATSQGLALGRCDEVDFDIAVFTNLTRDHLDFHGTEEEYKNAKAKLFARMVDPERHRKVVNVDDPNAPFFIAQGNQEVPVVTFAMENKNADVHPLKYELSLFETQVLVNTPHGILEISSGLLGKHNIYNILAAVAVGIAVGAPLEDIVRGIEEIDAVPGRCELIDEEQAFGVIVDYAHTPDALSRLLDSVRELRPKRIITVIGCGGERDRGKRPIMTKIATDKSDMTILTSDNPRGEDPLDILDDMLAGVGWSMQEYLKHGENDYYPPLPNGHRLFLHDIRRVAVRCAVAMGEEGDMVVVAGKGHETYQIEGDKKEFFDDREECREALQYVDELHQAGIDTSEFPWRLPESH; encoded by the exons ATGGCCTTCACATTCACTCTCCAATCGCACACatttctctctcaaaacccAAACTTGCTCTCTCCAAAACCAACCTTCTTCAAACCCCGcaatttatttccttctctcCCTAAAACCCCTTCATTTCTTTCTCTCCACGGCACAAAACACTCGCTATTTGCTATTGGCCCAGATGGAAAATTCTACCCAAACACAGCAGATAATGACCCACCTGAAGCACCAGAAGATACAGCACATGGAGTATCAAAATGGGAACAAGTTCATATCCAAGCTTCAAGAGCAAGAAAAGCTCAAGAAGAAGACTTCAAAAAGAACCAATCAACGTTTCTCAAAGCCATTGCAGATACCGAGGTAAATCCCAATTCCTTAAATAGTGACGGTGATGATTTGTTTGGTGAGATTGATAAGGCTATCGTTATGGAAAGACAAGAACTTGTTAAACAAGGACTgttaaaaccaaaagacattaAAGGAAGTAGTGATGTTATGGAAGGTGTTGAAGAGTTAGAGCCTGAAGAGGTGGTGGACTTGGAGGAGATTGATGAACTAACAGGGTTGACTGTGATTGATACTGACAGTGATGAAGATGGTTCAAGTGGGTTTGATGTGGGTGTGGGTGAAAAGAGTGGAAAAAGCAATGCTGGGGCGTCTTTGGATGAAAAGAgttttgatttggattttgataGTATCGGGAAATTGAAGGTGAATATTGTGGAACCAAAGTTTAGGATGAGTTTAGCTGAGCTTTTGGATGAAAGCAAAGTGGTGCCGGTTTCGGTTTTGGGGGATTTGGAGGTGGAGATTACTGGTATACAGGATGATTCGAGAGTGGTGAGTGCTGgtgatttgtttgtttgtcgTGTGGGGATGAAGACGGATGGACATTTGTATTTGAGCGAGGCTGATAAGAGAGGTGCTGTTGCGGTTGTGGCTAGCAAGGAGGTTGATATTGAAGAGACTTTGGGGTGTAAGGCTTTGGTGATTGTGGAGGATACTAATGCAGTTTTGCCTGCATTGGCTGCAGCATTTTATAAGTTCCCTTCAAAGAATATGGCTGTGATTGGGATAACTGGGACGAATGGGAAAACTACGACAGCGAATTTGGTTAAAGGGATGTATGAAGCAATGGGGTTGAGGACTGGAATGTTGAGTACGGTGGCATATTATATACACGGGGATAATAAACTGGAGGCACCTAACACAATCCCAGGTGCCATTTTGGTTCAGAATTTGATGGCTAAGATGCTGCATAATGGAACTGAAGCTGTTGTGATGGAGGCTACTTCCCAGGGACTGGCTCTAGGGAGGTGTGATGAGGTTGATTTTGATATTGCTGTTTTTACCAATTTGACGAGGGATCATTTAGATTTTCATGGGACAGAAGAGGAGTATAAGAATGCAAAGGCTAAGTTGTTTGCTCGGATGGTGGATCCAGAAAGGCATAGGAAAGTAGTTAACGTTGATGACCCAAATGCACCTTTCTTTATTGCTCAAGGAAACCAAGAGGTGCCAGTTGTGACCTTTgctatggaaaataaaaatgcagATGTCCATCCCTTGAAGTATGAGCTCTCCCTCTTTGAGACACAAGTTTTGGTTAATACACCCCATGGTATTTTAGAGATTTCATCAGGATTGCTTGGGAAGCACAATATCTACAATATTCTTGCGGCTGTGGCAGTTGGGATTGCAGTTGGTGCACCATTGGAAGACATTGTTAGAGGGATTGAAGAGATAGATGCGGTACCTGGTAGGTGTGAGTTAATTGACGAGGAGCAGGCATTTGGGGTGATTGTGGACTATGCTCATACACCTGATGCCCTATCTAGACTACTTGATTCCGTAAGGGAGCTTAGGCCTAAAAGAATTATCACGG TTATTGGTTGTGGcggagagagagacagaggcAAGAGACCAATAATGACAAAAATTGCAACAGATAAAAGTGACATGACAATTCTGACATCTGACAATCCAAGGGGTGAAGATCCAT TGGACATATTGGATGACATGTTGGCTGGCGTAGGATGGTCAATGCAGGAATATTTGAAACATGGGGAAAATGATTACTACCCTCCTCTTCCAAATGGCCATCGTCTGTTTTTGCATGACATTAGACGAGTAGCTGTCCGTTGTGCTGTTGCCATGGGTGAAGAAGGCGATATGGTT GTTGTTGCTGGTAAAGGCCATGAAACATATCAGATTGAAGGTGACAAAAAAGAATTCTTTGATGACCGGGAAGAGTGCAGGGAAGCATTGCAGTATGTTGACGAGCTTCACCAAGCTGGGATAGACACAAGTGAATTCCCATGGCG GTTACCAGAAAGCCATTGA